One genomic region from Microcystis panniformis FACHB-1757 encodes:
- a CDS encoding prepilin-type N-terminal cleavage/methylation domain-containing protein: protein MNTVQARLLMFNASKKNSSKGFTLIELLVVLVNVIVVLAPIMLGAIALFGGGYKEDNNVRGKIQLQEDIQRDSEGRINTRYRLFVSDPKTLQPVEQYLIADDYLRGIWNSGTVVSQAKLHDGSFCEVDGVGRRVPFMSWYPYVENISCQPRP from the coding sequence ATGAATACTGTACAGGCTCGCTTGTTGATGTTTAATGCTAGCAAGAAGAACTCCAGCAAGGGTTTTACCCTGATTGAACTGCTAGTTGTTCTCGTAAACGTAATTGTCGTTTTGGCACCGATCATGCTTGGCGCAATCGCACTGTTTGGCGGTGGTTACAAGGAAGACAACAACGTGCGCGGTAAAATCCAACTTCAGGAGGATATTCAGCGCGACTCCGAAGGTCGAATTAACACTCGTTACCGTCTGTTTGTCTCTGATCCTAAAACCCTGCAACCCGTTGAGCAGTACTTGATTGCTGACGACTATTTGCGCGGTATCTGGAATTCCGGTACCGTTGTCAGCCAAGCTAAACTGCACGATGGCTCTTTCTGCGAAGTAGATGGTGTCGGTCGTCGGGTTCCCTTTATGTCCTGGTACCCATACGTCGAGAATATCAGCTGCCAGCCTCGACCCTAA
- a CDS encoding type II toxin-antitoxin system HicA family toxin yields the protein MKRHDLIAQLEQAGCYLIRRGGKHDIYHNPDTGKTEPIPRHREINERLAKKIIKSLTGDR from the coding sequence ATGAAAAGACATGATTTAATTGCACAATTGGAGCAAGCTGGCTGCTACTTGATTAGACGTGGAGGGAAACATGATATTTACCATAATCCAGATACTGGAAAAACAGAACCAATTCCCAGACATCGAGAAATTAATGAGCGATTGGCTAAAAAGATTATCAAAAGTCTTACTGGTGACAGATAA
- a CDS encoding tetratricopeptide repeat protein: MKSFALLTTVSLISLSTLATVRPVMALESRQPAETRIAQGNNQDAIGHYNRGVGYIQQEKYDLALAEFTKALNINPRYAEAYLNRGFLYEQQEKPDLALSDYNQALNINPRLAEAYNNRGFLYAEQGKPDLALSDYNQAININPRLALAYSNRGLLYAGQGKPDLALAEFNKALNINPRLAEAYNGRGLLYYDQGKPDRALSDYNQAININPREAEAYSNRGLLYGEQGKPDRALSDYNQALNINPRYALAYYNRGSLYYEQGKPDLALSDFNQALNINPRYALAYNNRGFLYYEQGKSDLALSDYNQAININPREAQAYANRGFFITLDKKGKKRSEISDKPPNCPASKETRRYMKRLWKSYGY, encoded by the coding sequence ATGAAATCCTTTGCCCTTCTTACCACCGTCAGCCTAATCAGCCTTTCCACCCTCGCGACTGTTCGCCCCGTCATGGCGCTAGAGAGCCGACAACCAGCCGAAACCCGGATCGCTCAAGGGAACAATCAAGACGCGATCGGCCACTATAACCGGGGAGTTGGCTACATCCAACAAGAAAAATACGATCTCGCCCTCGCTGAATTCACCAAAGCGCTCAACATTAATCCCCGATACGCCGAGGCTTACCTCAATCGCGGGTTTCTTTACGAACAACAGGAGAAACCCGACCTCGCCCTGTCCGATTACAATCAGGCGCTCAACATTAATCCCCGATTAGCCGAAGCTTACAACAATCGCGGGTTTCTTTACGCCGAACAGGGGAAACCCGACCTCGCCCTGTCCGATTACAATCAGGCGATCAACATTAATCCCCGATTAGCTCTGGCTTACAGCAATCGCGGGCTTCTTTACGCCGGACAGGGGAAACCAGACCTCGCCCTCGCTGAATTCAACAAAGCGCTCAACATTAATCCCCGATTGGCCGAAGCTTACAACGGTCGCGGGCTTCTTTACTACGATCAGGGGAAACCCGACCGCGCCCTGTCCGATTACAATCAGGCGATCAACATTAATCCCCGAGAAGCCGAAGCTTACAGCAATCGGGGGCTTCTTTACGGTGAACAGGGAAAACCCGACCGCGCCCTGTCCGATTACAATCAGGCGCTCAACATTAATCCCCGATACGCCCTGGCTTACTACAATCGCGGGTCTCTTTACTACGAACAGGGGAAACCCGACCTCGCCCTGTCCGATTTCAATCAGGCGCTCAACATTAATCCCCGATACGCCCTGGCTTACAACAATCGCGGGTTTCTTTACTACGAACAGGGGAAATCCGACCTCGCCCTGTCCGATTACAATCAGGCGATCAACATTAATCCCCGAGAAGCCCAGGCTTACGCCAATCGGGGGTTCTTTATTACTCTCGACAAGAAAGGGAAAAAGCGATCAGAGATTTCCGACAAGCCGCCGAACTGTCCCGCCAGCAAGGAAACGCGGCGTTATATGAAGCGGTTATGGAAATCCTACGGCTATTAG
- a CDS encoding type II toxin-antitoxin system RelE family toxin — protein sequence MIYKVCLTAKANKVYSEADSVLRKKIAKCLNILQETPKNHPQIKALKGEFAGKYRFRVGDYRVIYIVDDSQSQVIVLLIEHRSQAYR from the coding sequence ATGATTTATAAAGTCTGTTTAACAGCTAAAGCTAATAAAGTTTATTCTGAAGCTGATTCAGTCTTGAGAAAGAAGATTGCTAAGTGTTTAAATATTCTTCAAGAAACGCCCAAAAATCACCCTCAAATTAAAGCATTAAAGGGAGAATTTGCTGGGAAGTATCGCTTCCGAGTCGGAGACTATCGGGTTATTTATATCGTTGATGATAGTCAATCTCAAGTTATTGTCTTACTCATTGAACATCGCAGTCAAGCTTACCGCTAA
- a CDS encoding tetratricopeptide repeat protein: MKSFALLTTLSLISLSTLATVRPVMALESRQPAETRIAQGNNQDAIGHYNRGVGYIQQEKYDLALAEFTKAINIDPRYAEAYLNRGFLYEQQEKPDLALSDYNQALNINPRLAEAYNNRGFLYGVQGKPDLALSDFNQALNINPRLALAYSNRGLLYAGQEKPDLALSDFNQALNINPRLAEAYNGRGLLYYEQGKPDLALSDYNQALNINPRFALAYNNRGLLYDEQGKPDLALSDYNQALNINPRLAEAYNNRGGLYYDQGKPDLALSDFNQALNINPRHAPAYYNRGGLYYEQGKPDRALSDFNQALNINPRLALAYNNRGVLYYEQGKADLALSDFNQALNINPRLAEAYNGRGTLYNDQGKSDLALSDYNQALNINPRLALAYNNRGFLYYGQGKSDLALSDYNQALNINPRLAVAYNNRGVLYYFRLEREKAIRDFRQAAELSRQQRNAALYEAVMEALRKLGAV, translated from the coding sequence ATGAAATCCTTTGCCCTTCTTACCACCCTTAGCCTAATCAGTCTTTCCACCCTCGCGACTGTTCGCCCCGTCATGGCGCTAGAGAGCCGACAACCAGCCGAAACCCGGATCGCTCAAGGGAACAATCAAGACGCGATCGGCCACTATAACCGGGGAGTTGGCTACATCCAACAAGAAAAATACGATCTCGCCCTCGCTGAATTTACCAAAGCGATCAACATTGATCCCCGATACGCCGAGGCTTACCTCAATCGCGGGTTTCTTTACGAACAACAGGAGAAACCCGACCTCGCCCTGTCCGATTACAATCAGGCGCTCAACATTAATCCCCGATTGGCCGAAGCTTACAACAATCGCGGGTTTCTTTACGGCGTACAGGGGAAACCCGACCTCGCCCTGTCCGATTTCAATCAGGCGCTCAACATTAATCCCCGATTAGCTCTGGCTTACAGCAATCGCGGGCTTCTTTACGCCGGACAGGAGAAACCCGACCTCGCCCTGTCCGATTTCAATCAGGCGCTCAACATTAATCCCCGATTGGCCGAAGCTTACAACGGTCGCGGGCTTCTTTACTACGAACAGGGGAAACCCGACCTCGCCCTGTCCGATTACAATCAGGCGCTCAACATTAATCCCCGATTCGCCCTGGCTTACAACAATCGCGGGCTTCTTTACGACGAACAGGGGAAACCCGACCTCGCCCTGTCCGATTACAATCAAGCGCTCAACATTAATCCCCGATTGGCCGAAGCTTACAACAATCGCGGGGGTCTTTACTACGATCAGGGGAAACCGGACCTCGCCCTGTCCGATTTCAATCAAGCGCTCAACATTAATCCCCGACACGCCCCGGCTTACTACAATCGCGGGGGTCTTTACTACGAACAGGGGAAACCCGACCGCGCCCTGTCCGATTTCAATCAGGCGCTCAACATTAATCCCCGATTAGCCCTGGCTTACAACAATCGCGGGGTTCTTTACTACGAACAGGGAAAAGCCGACCTCGCCCTGTCCGATTTCAATCAGGCGCTCAACATTAATCCCCGATTGGCCGAAGCTTACAACGGTCGCGGGACTCTTTACAACGATCAGGGGAAATCCGACCTCGCCCTGTCCGATTACAATCAGGCGCTCAACATTAATCCCCGATTAGCCCTGGCTTACAACAATCGCGGGTTTCTTTACTACGGACAGGGGAAATCCGACCTCGCCCTGTCCGATTACAATCAGGCGCTCAACATTAACCCCCGATTAGCCGTGGCTTACAACAATCGCGGGGTTCTTTACTACTTTCGACTAGAAAGGGAAAAAGCGATCAGAGATTTCCGACAAGCCGCCGAACTGTCCCGCCAGCAAAGAAACGCGGCGTTATATGAAGCGGTTATGGAAGCCCTACGGAAATTAGGCGCGGTCTAG
- a CDS encoding type II toxin-antitoxin system HicB family antitoxin, producing the protein MRIPYTYWKESDGMFLGYLNEFPDHWTQGVDLEELIENLIDLYRTFTTEEIPGIKRVAEFEFA; encoded by the coding sequence ATGAGGATTCCATATACATATTGGAAAGAATCAGATGGGATGTTCTTGGGCTATTTGAATGAATTTCCCGATCATTGGACCCAAGGTGTTGACTTAGAAGAATTAATCGAAAACCTGATCGATCTCTACAGAACATTTACTACGGAAGAAATCCCCGGAATCAAGAGAGTTGCAGAGTTTGAATTCGCATGA